Proteins encoded within one genomic window of Pseudomonas cannabina:
- a CDS encoding sensor domain-containing diguanylate cyclase — protein MKRDLRLASWLIFVVCACVVMLMVWQAWTARRNTLENIQTSTVNLAAALSTYTDGIFKQSELMLIGLTERVEKDGVGPEQIERLRWVIAREMGALPQIDTVTLFNADGISIFSTNPKAVGVNSAGREFFKHHPEDPSRATYIGPTIRSRVSGEWVISVSRRLNNPDSSFAGIMVATIGINHLLKFYSGIQVGDTGVISLTTPAGHLRVRYPHLEAEIGRDLSSTPVFTTRRNESSGTAHFVSRIDGVARFYAFKRSEVYPIVTVVAVGQKETMLAWLGQTRQSLVVMLLLLGLVVGLGVRLIRHIHSRIRAEDQLLDSQAALIQLNQHLELIASEDKLTGLANRRRFDQFLDVEFKRARRERSMLSLILIDADHFKRYNDHYGHLAGDECLVALARLVEQCIRRPCDVAARYGGEEMAVVLPDTDESSARQVAESILKSIQNERIEHPDSPYGIVTVSLGVATFIGTDRQQDQRGLIELADRALYAAKSQGRNRVNVASETAIGTLPAWTQVKTRADQESGLPK, from the coding sequence TTGAAACGCGACCTTCGGCTTGCGTCATGGCTGATCTTCGTAGTGTGCGCCTGCGTGGTGATGCTGATGGTCTGGCAGGCATGGACCGCGCGCCGTAACACGCTGGAGAATATTCAGACCAGCACAGTGAATCTGGCTGCGGCGCTGAGCACTTACACCGACGGTATCTTTAAGCAGAGCGAGTTGATGCTGATCGGCCTGACCGAGCGTGTCGAAAAGGACGGCGTCGGGCCTGAGCAGATCGAGCGGCTCAGGTGGGTCATTGCCCGCGAAATGGGCGCGTTACCGCAGATCGATACGGTCACACTGTTTAACGCGGACGGCATTTCGATCTTTTCGACCAATCCCAAAGCCGTGGGGGTCAACAGCGCCGGGCGTGAGTTTTTCAAACATCACCCCGAAGACCCCAGCCGGGCGACGTATATTGGCCCGACGATTCGCAGTCGCGTCTCCGGTGAGTGGGTGATCTCGGTCAGTCGGCGTCTGAATAATCCCGACTCGAGTTTTGCCGGGATCATGGTCGCGACCATAGGTATCAACCATCTGTTGAAGTTCTACTCGGGCATTCAGGTCGGAGATACCGGTGTCATCAGTCTGACCACACCGGCGGGGCACCTGCGCGTAAGGTATCCCCACCTAGAGGCAGAAATCGGTCGTGATCTGTCATCGACGCCAGTGTTTACCACTCGGCGTAACGAGTCGTCCGGCACCGCGCATTTTGTCTCCAGAATTGATGGTGTAGCGCGTTTCTATGCGTTCAAGCGTAGCGAAGTGTACCCAATCGTGACCGTTGTTGCGGTCGGACAGAAGGAAACCATGCTGGCCTGGCTGGGTCAGACCCGTCAGTCGCTGGTGGTCATGCTGTTGCTGCTGGGCCTGGTGGTCGGGCTGGGCGTCCGGCTGATCAGGCACATCCACAGCCGCATACGCGCCGAGGACCAGTTGCTGGATTCTCAGGCAGCGCTCATCCAGCTTAACCAGCATCTGGAATTGATCGCCTCTGAAGACAAGCTCACCGGGCTGGCCAATCGCAGGCGCTTCGATCAGTTTCTCGATGTGGAATTCAAGCGTGCCCGGCGCGAGCGCAGCATGCTGTCGTTGATTCTGATCGATGCCGACCATTTCAAGCGCTACAACGACCATTACGGTCATCTGGCTGGCGACGAATGCCTGGTGGCTCTGGCCCGGCTGGTCGAGCAATGCATTCGCAGGCCGTGTGATGTCGCTGCCCGTTATGGCGGTGAGGAGATGGCGGTGGTACTGCCCGATACTGACGAGTCCAGCGCGCGCCAGGTGGCCGAGAGCATTTTGAAATCCATTCAGAACGAGCGGATAGAGCATCCTGACAGCCCTTACGGGATTGTCACGGTGAGCCTCGGCGTGGCGACCTTTATCGGCACGGATCGACAGCAGGATCAGCGCGGCCTGATCGAACTCGCCGACCGGGCGCTGTATGCCGCCAAGTCTCAAGGCCGCAATAGGGTCAACGTGGCGTCAGAAACCGCCATTGGTACGCTGCCGGCCTGGACTCAGGTCAAGACCCGGGCTGATCAGGAGTCCGGATTGCCCAAGTGA
- the sfnG gene encoding dimethylsulfone monooxygenase SfnG, with product MSQPSIKFAYWVPNVSGGLVVSKIEQRTSWTIDYNRKLAQIAEQSGFEYALTQIRFTAGYGAEYQHESVAFSHALLAATEKLKVIAAILPGPWTPSVAAKQLATIDQLTAGRVAVNIVSGWFKGEFQAIGEPWLEHDERYRRSEEFIRALKGIWTTDNFTFKGDFYRFHDYTLKPKPIQRPHPEIFQGGSSRAARDMAARVSDWYFTNGNTVEGIKAQVDDIRAKAAANGHSVKVGVNAFIIARDTEEEARAVLAEIIDKADPEAVNAFGDAAKQAGKASPEGEGNWAKSTFQDLVQYNDGFKTNLIGTPRQIAERIVELKSVGVDLVLSAFLHFQEEVAYFGERVLPLVRELESGAQRKPAAAVA from the coding sequence ATGAGTCAGCCGTCCATCAAATTTGCGTACTGGGTGCCGAACGTCAGCGGTGGACTGGTCGTCAGCAAGATCGAACAGCGCACCAGCTGGACGATCGATTACAACCGCAAGCTGGCGCAGATTGCCGAACAGTCCGGATTCGAATACGCACTGACGCAGATCCGCTTCACGGCGGGCTACGGTGCTGAATATCAGCATGAATCGGTAGCGTTCAGCCACGCCTTGCTCGCCGCAACCGAAAAGCTCAAGGTCATTGCCGCGATTCTGCCGGGACCGTGGACGCCGTCCGTCGCGGCCAAGCAGTTGGCAACCATCGATCAGCTCACCGCTGGGCGCGTGGCGGTCAACATCGTCAGTGGCTGGTTCAAGGGCGAGTTCCAGGCCATTGGCGAGCCCTGGCTGGAGCACGACGAGCGATATCGCCGCTCGGAAGAGTTCATTCGCGCCCTCAAGGGCATCTGGACCACCGATAACTTCACGTTCAAGGGCGATTTCTATCGTTTTCACGATTACACCCTCAAACCCAAACCGATTCAGCGCCCGCATCCGGAAATCTTTCAGGGCGGCAGTTCGCGAGCTGCGCGCGACATGGCGGCACGAGTCTCGGACTGGTACTTCACCAATGGCAATACCGTCGAAGGCATCAAGGCGCAGGTCGACGACATCCGCGCCAAGGCCGCTGCCAATGGCCATTCGGTAAAAGTGGGTGTCAACGCGTTCATCATCGCCCGGGATACCGAGGAAGAGGCGCGCGCCGTGCTGGCCGAGATCATCGACAAGGCCGACCCGGAAGCGGTCAACGCGTTCGGTGATGCAGCAAAACAGGCCGGCAAAGCCAGCCCGGAAGGCGAGGGTAACTGGGCCAAATCGACTTTTCAGGATCTCGTGCAATACAACGACGGTTTCAAGACCAACTTGATCGGTACGCCACGGCAGATTGCCGAGCGCATCGTCGAGCTGAAGTCAGTCGGCGTCGATCTGGTGCTGTCTGCGTTCCTGCATTTTCAGGAAGAGGTCGCTTATTTCGGCGAGCGGGTGTTGCCGCTGGTCCGTGAGCTGGAAAGCGGCGCCCAACGCAAACCCGCTGCCGCTGTCGCCTGA
- a CDS encoding LLM class flavin-dependent oxidoreductase codes for MKFSLFVHMERWDESVSHRHLFEGLTELTLMAEQGGFSTVWIGEHHAMEYTISPSPMPLLAYLAARTTRIHLGAGTIIAPFWHPLRVAGECALLDVISNGRMEVGLARGAYQVEFDRMAGGMPASEGGKALREMVPVVRALWQGDYAHDGDIWKFPTSTCVPKPISTPPMWIAARDPDSHNFAVQNGCNVMVTPLMKGDEEVVDLKNKFEAALANNPDVPRPQLMVLRHTHVHAADNPEGWKVGASAIAKFYRTFDAWFGNKQTPVNGFLAPSPEEKFKDRPEFELENIRKNTMIGTPEEIIPRIRYYQELGVDEFSFWCDNSLPHAEKKKSLELFIKHVVPAFR; via the coding sequence ATGAAGTTTTCATTGTTCGTGCACATGGAGCGTTGGGATGAAAGCGTCAGTCATCGCCATCTTTTCGAAGGCCTGACCGAACTGACCCTGATGGCCGAGCAAGGCGGTTTCAGCACGGTCTGGATCGGCGAACACCACGCGATGGAATACACCATCTCGCCTAGCCCGATGCCGCTGCTGGCTTATCTGGCTGCCAGAACCACCCGCATTCATCTGGGCGCAGGCACTATCATTGCGCCGTTCTGGCACCCGCTGCGGGTGGCCGGCGAATGCGCACTGCTGGATGTGATCAGCAACGGGCGCATGGAGGTCGGTCTGGCACGCGGTGCCTATCAGGTGGAGTTCGACCGGATGGCAGGCGGCATGCCGGCCTCTGAAGGCGGCAAGGCGCTGCGCGAGATGGTGCCGGTGGTGCGTGCCTTGTGGCAGGGTGACTATGCGCATGATGGCGATATCTGGAAATTCCCCACGTCGACCTGCGTGCCCAAACCGATCAGCACTCCGCCGATGTGGATCGCCGCACGCGACCCGGATTCGCATAACTTCGCGGTGCAGAACGGCTGTAATGTGATGGTCACGCCTTTGATGAAGGGCGACGAGGAAGTCGTCGATCTGAAGAACAAGTTCGAAGCCGCGCTGGCCAATAACCCTGACGTGCCTCGCCCGCAATTGATGGTACTGCGCCACACGCATGTGCATGCAGCGGACAATCCTGAGGGCTGGAAAGTCGGTGCCAGCGCCATCGCGAAGTTCTACCGCACGTTTGACGCATGGTTTGGCAATAAGCAGACGCCGGTGAACGGCTTTCTGGCGCCGAGCCCGGAGGAGAAGTTCAAGGATCGTCCAGAGTTCGAGCTGGAGAATATCCGCAAGAACACGATGATCGGTACCCCGGAAGAGATCATTCCACGTATCCGTTATTACCAGGAGCTGGGGGTCGACGAGTTCAGTTTCTGGTGCGACAACAGCCTGCCGCACGCGGAGAAAAAGAAGTCGCTTGAGTTGTTTATCAAGCACGTGGTGCCGGCGTTTCGTTGA
- a CDS encoding ammonium transporter, protein MVNRLNGTFLLALLSLSAISPWAQAAETPVLNTGSTVWMITAAVLVLFMCLPGLALFYGGLVRAKNMLSLFTQCFGIAGVVGVLWVIYGYSMVVDTSNMVEGQVTFNSFVGGLSRAFLAGMTPDSLVGDIPEGVFVTFQMTFAIITPALIAGAFAERMKFSAALLFMALWFTLVYAPVAHMVWGGAGALMHNWGVLDFAGGTAVHINAGVAALAACLVLGKRKGYQNTPMPAHNLSLTMAGAAMLWVGWFGFNIGSGGGLSGTSGIIMLNTQVGACAGILGWMFTEWFKVGKPSALGLASGALAGLVGITPACAYVGVGGALAIGVLCGVFCYLSVTVLKKRLGYDDSLDVFGLHGIGGMIGAVLTGVFCVPALGGLVPDVTMGAQVIAQIKGVLFTTVYCFAVSWIILKVVNALIGLRAHESVEEMGLDLAEHNERAYNH, encoded by the coding sequence ATGGTCAATCGTCTAAACGGCACATTCCTACTGGCTTTACTGAGCCTCAGCGCCATCTCACCATGGGCGCAGGCGGCGGAAACCCCTGTCCTGAACACCGGCAGCACCGTATGGATGATCACCGCCGCAGTGCTGGTGCTGTTCATGTGCCTTCCGGGGCTGGCACTGTTCTACGGCGGGCTGGTAAGAGCCAAAAACATGCTCTCGCTGTTCACCCAATGCTTCGGCATCGCCGGGGTGGTCGGCGTGCTGTGGGTCATTTACGGCTACAGCATGGTGGTCGACACCAGCAACATGGTCGAAGGGCAGGTAACGTTCAACAGCTTCGTCGGTGGCCTGAGTCGCGCATTTCTGGCCGGCATGACCCCCGACAGCCTGGTCGGCGATATCCCGGAAGGCGTGTTCGTGACCTTCCAGATGACCTTCGCCATCATCACACCTGCGCTGATCGCCGGGGCCTTTGCCGAGCGCATGAAATTCTCTGCTGCGCTGCTGTTCATGGCGCTGTGGTTCACGCTGGTGTACGCGCCGGTGGCGCACATGGTCTGGGGCGGGGCGGGCGCACTGATGCACAATTGGGGCGTACTGGACTTTGCCGGTGGCACGGCCGTGCACATCAACGCCGGTGTTGCGGCACTGGCCGCGTGTCTGGTGCTGGGCAAGCGAAAGGGTTACCAGAACACTCCGATGCCTGCGCATAACCTGAGCCTGACCATGGCGGGTGCAGCGATGCTCTGGGTCGGTTGGTTCGGCTTCAACATCGGTTCTGGCGGTGGTTTGAGCGGCACCTCAGGCATCATCATGCTCAATACCCAGGTCGGGGCCTGCGCCGGGATTCTTGGCTGGATGTTCACCGAATGGTTCAAGGTCGGCAAACCGAGCGCACTGGGCCTGGCCAGTGGTGCGCTGGCCGGTCTGGTCGGCATCACGCCAGCCTGTGCCTACGTCGGCGTGGGCGGCGCGCTGGCCATTGGCGTGCTGTGCGGCGTGTTCTGCTACCTGAGCGTGACCGTCCTGAAAAAACGCCTGGGCTACGACGACAGCCTCGACGTCTTCGGCCTGCACGGCATCGGCGGCATGATCGGCGCGGTGCTCACCGGCGTCTTCTGCGTGCCCGCACTTGGCGGCCTGGTGCCGGACGTGACCATGGGCGCGCAAGTCATTGCACAGATCAAAGGCGTACTGTTCACCACCGTGTACTGCTTCGCGGTCAGCTGGATCATCCTCAAAGTGGTCAACGCACTGATTGGTCTGCGGGCGCACGAGTCAGTAGAAGAAATGGGCCTGGACCTGGCCGAACATAATGAGCGGGCTTATAACCATTGA
- a CDS encoding FMN-binding glutamate synthase family protein, protein MSDPTSNKPAPVLRESATFDRLTIQEIQRAAETGIYDIRGGGTKRKLPHFDDLLLLGASVSRYPLEGYREKCGTDVVLGNRFAKKPLHLKIPVTIAGMSFGALSANAKEALGRGATIAGTSTTTGDGGMTPEERGQSHHLVYQYLPSRYGMNPDDLRKADAIEIVLGQGAKPGGGGMLLGMKVTERVAGMRTLPVGVDQRSACRHPDWTGPDDLAIKIAEIREITDWEKPIYVKIGASRPYYDVKLAVKAGADVIVLDGMQGGTAATQEVFIEHVGIPILPAIPQAVQALQEMGMHRKVQLIVSGGIRNGADVAKAMALGADAVAIGTAALIALGDNHPRLDEELKKIGSAAGFYDDWQNGRDPAGITTQDPELSKRLDPVEGGRRLANYLRVLVLEAQTMARACGKSHLHNLDPEDLVALTVESAAMARVPLAGTSWIPGSGSGY, encoded by the coding sequence ATGAGCGACCCTACAAGCAACAAACCAGCTCCAGTCCTGCGCGAGTCGGCCACCTTCGATCGCCTGACCATTCAGGAAATCCAGCGCGCTGCGGAAACCGGTATCTACGACATTCGTGGCGGCGGCACCAAACGTAAACTGCCGCATTTCGACGACCTGCTGCTGCTCGGTGCCAGCGTGTCGCGCTACCCGCTGGAAGGTTATCGCGAGAAGTGCGGGACTGACGTGGTGCTCGGTAATCGCTTTGCCAAAAAGCCTCTGCACCTGAAAATCCCGGTGACCATCGCGGGTATGAGCTTCGGTGCCTTGTCGGCCAACGCCAAAGAAGCGCTGGGCCGGGGTGCGACCATCGCGGGCACCAGCACCACCACGGGTGACGGCGGCATGACCCCGGAAGAGCGCGGCCAGTCACATCATCTGGTCTATCAGTACCTGCCGTCGCGTTACGGCATGAACCCGGATGATCTGCGCAAGGCCGATGCCATCGAAATTGTCCTGGGGCAGGGCGCCAAACCCGGTGGCGGCGGCATGTTGCTGGGCATGAAAGTCACCGAGCGCGTGGCTGGCATGCGCACCTTGCCGGTCGGCGTCGATCAGCGTTCGGCGTGCCGTCACCCGGACTGGACCGGCCCTGATGACCTGGCGATCAAAATTGCCGAGATTCGTGAGATCACCGACTGGGAAAAACCGATCTACGTGAAGATCGGTGCCAGCCGTCCTTACTACGACGTCAAGCTGGCGGTGAAAGCCGGTGCAGACGTGATCGTGCTCGACGGCATGCAGGGCGGTACGGCGGCGACTCAGGAAGTCTTCATCGAACACGTCGGCATCCCGATTCTGCCCGCCATCCCGCAAGCCGTTCAAGCGCTGCAAGAGATGGGCATGCACCGCAAAGTGCAACTGATCGTCTCCGGCGGGATCCGCAACGGTGCCGACGTCGCCAAAGCTATGGCACTGGGCGCGGATGCGGTGGCGATCGGTACAGCGGCGCTCATCGCGCTGGGCGACAACCATCCACGCCTGGACGAAGAACTGAAAAAAATCGGCTCGGCTGCCGGTTTCTACGACGACTGGCAGAACGGCCGTGACCCGGCCGGCATCACCACCCAGGACCCGGAACTGTCCAAACGTCTCGACCCGGTCGAAGGCGGGCGACGCTTGGCCAACTACCTGCGCGTACTGGTCCTCGAAGCCCAGACCATGGCCCGTGCCTGCGGCAAATCACACCTGCACAACCTCGACCCGGAAGACCTCGTGGCGCTGACCGTCGAATCCGCCGCGATGGCGCGCGTGCCACTGGCCGGAACGTCGTGGATACCGGGTTCGGGTTCTGGGTATTGA
- a CDS encoding protein glxC, with protein sequence MKTVDLSSASVRDLNQALHDQVKDLQDREWLVTHPGGAHNLAVGVNEAISIDIQGHAGYYCAGMNQKASITVHGNVGVGCAENMMSGAVRVKGSASQAAGATAHGGLLVIEGDAGARCGISMKGIDIVVGGSIGHMSCFMGQAGRLVVCGDAGDALGDSLYETRIYVKGKVESLGSDCIAKEMRDEHLHELQELLNRVGFNENAADFKRYGSARQLYNFKVDNASAY encoded by the coding sequence ATGAAAACTGTCGATCTTTCCAGCGCCAGCGTGCGCGATCTCAATCAGGCGCTGCACGATCAGGTCAAGGACCTGCAGGATCGCGAGTGGCTGGTGACCCATCCCGGTGGCGCGCATAACCTGGCGGTCGGCGTCAACGAAGCCATCTCCATTGATATCCAGGGCCACGCGGGCTACTACTGCGCGGGCATGAACCAGAAAGCCTCGATCACCGTGCACGGCAACGTCGGCGTCGGCTGCGCGGAAAACATGATGTCCGGCGCAGTGCGGGTCAAAGGCAGCGCGTCGCAGGCCGCAGGTGCCACGGCACATGGCGGTTTGCTGGTGATCGAGGGCGATGCCGGTGCCCGCTGCGGGATTTCCATGAAGGGTATCGACATCGTGGTCGGCGGCAGTATCGGCCACATGAGCTGCTTCATGGGCCAGGCTGGTCGGCTTGTCGTCTGCGGCGATGCAGGCGATGCGCTGGGCGACTCGCTGTACGAAACGCGGATCTACGTCAAAGGCAAGGTTGAATCGCTGGGCTCCGATTGTATCGCCAAGGAGATGCGCGACGAGCATCTGCACGAGTTGCAGGAATTGCTCAATCGCGTAGGCTTCAATGAGAACGCTGCAGATTTCAAGCGCTACGGCTCGGCCCGTCAGCTGTACAACTTCAAAGTCGATAACGCCTCCGCGTACTGA
- a CDS encoding class II glutamine amidotransferase has product MCGIVGLYLKNPALESQLGKLFEPMLEAMTDRGPDSAGFAIYGDEVADGWVKLTLQATTEPYDFKALIAALEGKLNAPLDWFQNASAVVLKIQADEAPVRAALAELAPSVRIMSAGQSIEILKGMGLPREISTRFGLASMKGSHIIGHTRMATESAVTMEGSHPFSTGSDLCLVHNGSLSNHFRLRQNLRREGIHFETDNDTEVAAGYLAWRLQQGDSLKQALDKSLEDLDGFFTFAIGTRNGFAVIRDPIACKPAILAETDDYVAMASEYQALSSLPGIENAKVWEPVPATMYIWEREPAQGARP; this is encoded by the coding sequence ATGTGCGGAATCGTTGGTTTGTACCTGAAAAACCCGGCGCTGGAGTCGCAGCTCGGCAAGCTGTTCGAGCCGATGCTTGAGGCCATGACGGACCGTGGACCAGACAGTGCCGGGTTTGCGATTTATGGCGATGAAGTGGCGGATGGCTGGGTCAAGCTGACCTTGCAGGCCACTACTGAACCGTATGATTTCAAGGCGCTGATAGCGGCGCTGGAAGGCAAGTTGAATGCACCGCTGGACTGGTTTCAGAATGCCAGCGCCGTGGTGCTGAAGATTCAGGCAGACGAAGCTCCGGTGCGCGCTGCGCTGGCCGAACTGGCACCGAGCGTGCGCATCATGAGCGCCGGGCAGAGCATCGAGATTCTCAAGGGCATGGGCCTGCCGAGGGAGATTTCCACCCGCTTCGGCCTCGCGTCGATGAAGGGCAGCCACATTATTGGCCACACCCGCATGGCTACTGAAAGCGCGGTGACCATGGAAGGCAGTCACCCGTTTTCCACCGGCTCCGACCTGTGCCTGGTACACAACGGCTCGCTGTCCAATCATTTTCGCCTGCGCCAGAACCTGCGCCGCGAAGGCATTCATTTCGAAACCGACAACGACACCGAAGTGGCCGCAGGTTATCTGGCCTGGCGTCTGCAACAGGGCGACAGCCTCAAACAGGCGCTCGACAAGTCGCTGGAAGACCTTGATGGCTTCTTCACCTTTGCCATCGGCACACGCAACGGTTTTGCGGTGATTCGCGACCCGATTGCCTGCAAGCCGGCCATTCTTGCCGAAACTGACGATTACGTCGCCATGGCCTCGGAATATCAGGCGCTGTCCAGCCTGCCGGGGATCGAAAACGCCAAAGTCTGGGAGCCGGTTCCGGCCACCATGTACATCTGGGAGCGCGAACCCGCGCAGGGAGCACGTCCATGA
- the glnT gene encoding type III glutamate--ammonia ligase — protein MLPPETQRLIEQHGIKYVLAQFVDIHGSSKTKSVPVSGLEMVAEDGAGFAGFAICGMGMEPHGPDFMAKGDLASLTPVPWQPGYGRVVCIGHVEGKPWPYDSRYVLQKQVERLSQRGWTLNTGLEPEFSLFKRDAVGSLQMVDASDTLDKPCYDYKGLSRSREFLERLTEALQPVGFDIYQIDHEDANGQFEINYTYSDAMESADRFTFFRMAAGEIANDMGMICSFMPMPDPKRAGNGMHFHLSIASASNKNLFHDASDPSGMGLSKMAYHFAAGLLAHGPALCAFAAPTVNSYKRLVVGNSLSGATWAPAFIAFGANNRSAMVRVPYGRLEFRLPDAGCNPYLVRAAIIAAGLDGIDRQLEIDHVCNENLYKLSLEEIAARGIKTLPQSLKEACDALEADPLFAEVLGDEIVSEFIRLKRMEWVEYSRHVSDWEVKRYIEFF, from the coding sequence ATGTTGCCACCCGAAACACAGCGTCTGATCGAACAGCACGGCATCAAGTACGTGCTGGCTCAGTTCGTAGATATTCATGGCTCGTCGAAGACCAAATCGGTCCCTGTGTCCGGCCTGGAGATGGTTGCCGAAGACGGTGCCGGTTTTGCCGGGTTCGCCATTTGTGGCATGGGCATGGAACCTCATGGCCCTGATTTCATGGCCAAGGGCGATCTGGCTTCGCTGACCCCGGTGCCGTGGCAGCCGGGCTATGGGCGGGTGGTGTGCATCGGCCATGTGGAGGGCAAACCCTGGCCCTATGACAGCCGTTATGTATTGCAAAAGCAGGTCGAACGCCTCAGCCAGCGAGGCTGGACCCTGAACACTGGGCTGGAGCCCGAGTTCAGCCTGTTCAAGCGCGATGCTGTCGGCAGCCTGCAAATGGTCGACGCCAGCGATACCCTCGACAAACCGTGCTACGACTACAAAGGCCTGTCGCGCTCGCGGGAATTCCTCGAGCGCCTGACTGAAGCCTTGCAGCCAGTGGGTTTCGACATCTATCAGATCGATCACGAAGACGCCAACGGCCAGTTCGAGATCAATTACACCTACAGCGACGCCATGGAATCGGCGGACCGCTTCACGTTCTTCCGCATGGCTGCCGGCGAGATCGCCAATGACATGGGCATGATCTGCTCGTTCATGCCCATGCCAGACCCCAAGCGTGCCGGCAATGGCATGCACTTTCACCTGTCGATTGCCAGCGCCAGCAACAAGAATCTGTTCCACGACGCCAGCGACCCGAGCGGCATGGGCCTGTCGAAAATGGCCTATCACTTCGCGGCCGGACTGCTGGCCCACGGCCCTGCGCTGTGTGCCTTCGCCGCGCCCACGGTCAATTCCTACAAACGCCTGGTGGTCGGCAATTCGCTGTCCGGCGCGACATGGGCACCGGCCTTCATTGCCTTTGGCGCGAACAATCGCTCGGCGATGGTTCGTGTGCCGTATGGCCGCCTGGAATTCCGTCTGCCGGACGCCGGCTGCAATCCGTATCTGGTCAGAGCCGCAATCATCGCCGCGGGGCTGGACGGCATCGACCGACAGCTGGAAATCGATCACGTCTGCAACGAGAACCTTTACAAACTGAGTCTGGAAGAAATCGCCGCACGGGGCATCAAGACCCTGCCGCAATCGCTCAAGGAAGCCTGCGATGCGCTGGAAGCCGACCCGTTGTTCGCCGAAGTGCTGGGTGATGAAATTGTCAGCGAGTTTATCCGCCTCAAACGCATGGAATGGGTGGAATACAGCCGCCACGTGAGCGACTGGGAAGTGAAGCGCTATATCGAATTCTTTTAG
- a CDS encoding helix-turn-helix domain-containing protein, whose product MNMPNEPHPKLKLEQYLGIQIKRQRQAQELKLADVARIAGISQGMLSKIENAQVSTSLDNLSRLCDVLGMPMSKLFSQYDQQGSSALLVKADEGLEVVRRGTEKGHTYHLLNHTRGPKKSFEAYMVTMDDASEEFPTFSHPGTEFLHLLEGELIYRHGNQLYPMQAGDSLTFDGDIPHGPEQLVQVPIKLLSIMNYGAQGD is encoded by the coding sequence ATGAATATGCCGAACGAACCCCATCCCAAATTGAAGCTCGAGCAGTACCTGGGCATTCAGATCAAGCGCCAGCGCCAGGCGCAGGAGCTGAAACTGGCCGATGTCGCGCGTATCGCCGGGATCAGTCAGGGCATGTTGAGCAAGATCGAGAACGCGCAGGTGTCCACCAGCCTCGACAACCTCAGCCGCCTGTGCGACGTGCTGGGCATGCCCATGTCAAAGCTGTTCAGCCAGTACGACCAGCAAGGCAGCAGCGCGCTGCTGGTCAAGGCCGATGAAGGGCTGGAGGTGGTCCGGCGCGGCACCGAGAAAGGCCACACCTATCACCTGCTCAACCACACCCGTGGGCCGAAGAAGAGTTTCGAGGCATACATGGTGACGATGGACGATGCCAGCGAGGAGTTTCCGACCTTCTCGCACCCCGGCACCGAGTTTCTGCACTTGCTGGAAGGCGAGCTGATTTACCGGCACGGCAATCAGCTGTACCCGATGCAGGCCGGTGACAGCCTGACCTTCGACGGCGACATCCCGCACGGCCCCGAGCAACTGGTGCAAGTGCCGATCAAGCTGCTGTCGATCATGAACTACGGTGCGCAGGGGGATTGA